The following are from one region of the Pelagibius sp. CAU 1746 genome:
- a CDS encoding histone H1-like repetitive region-containing protein: protein MAIASKQASRKSGTKAVRKTAKKTTARRKTTARKTAARKTTARRTTARKTTARKTTARKTTARKSPARKTAAKKKTTARKTTARKTTARKTAARKSPARKTAAKKTTARKTTARKTTARKTAARKSPARKTAAKKTTARKTTARKTTARKTVARKTAAKKTTARKTTARKTTARKTAARKSPARKTAAKKRVTRKTAARKTTARKTAARKSPARKTAAKKRVTRKTAARKTTARKTAARKSPARKTAAKKRVTRKTTARKTTARKTAARKSPARKTAAKKRVTRKTAARKSPARKTTARKTAARKSAARKTAARRTTARKTPSRKAIATRRLIAARLASSRPSTASRLAAVSRATGGSYRNGLAHR from the coding sequence ATGGCTATCGCTAGCAAACAGGCTTCCCGGAAGTCTGGTACTAAGGCGGTTCGCAAGACCGCAAAGAAGACCACCGCGCGCCGTAAGACGACGGCTCGCAAGACGGCTGCCCGGAAGACCACGGCCCGGCGGACCACGGCTCGCAAGACCACGGCTCGCAAGACCACGGCTCGGAAGACGACGGCTCGCAAGAGCCCGGCTCGGAAGACGGCTGCCAAGAAGAAGACCACCGCTCGTAAGACGACGGCGCGCAAGACGACCGCCCGCAAGACGGCTGCTCGTAAGAGCCCGGCTCGCAAGACGGCCGCCAAGAAGACGACCGCTCGTAAGACGACGGCGCGCAAGACGACCGCCCGCAAGACGGCTGCTCGTAAGAGCCCGGCTCGCAAGACGGCCGCCAAGAAGACGACCGCTCGTAAGACGACGGCGCGTAAGACGACCGCCCGCAAGACGGTTGCTCGCAAGACGGCCGCCAAGAAGACGACCGCTCGTAAGACGACGGCGCGCAAGACGACCGCCCGCAAGACGGCTGCTCGCAAGAGCCCGGCTCGCAAGACGGCCGCCAAGAAGCGCGTGACCCGTAAGACGGCTGCGCGCAAGACGACCGCCCGCAAGACGGCTGCTCGCAAGAGCCCGGCTCGCAAGACGGCCGCCAAGAAGCGCGTGACCCGTAAGACGGCTGCGCGCAAGACGACCGCCCGCAAGACGGCTGCTCGCAAGAGCCCGGCTCGCAAGACGGCCGCCAAGAAGCGCGTGACCCGTAAGACGACGGCGCGCAAGACGACCGCCCGCAAGACGGCTGCTCGCAAGAGCCCGGCTCGCAAGACGGCCGCCAAGAAGCGCGTGACCCGTAAGACCGCGGCTCGCAAGAGCCCGGCCCGCAAGACCACGGCCCGCAAGACGGCTGCTCGCAAGAGTGCCGCTCGCAAGACGGCGGCCCGTCGGACGACCGCCCGCAAGACGCCTTCGCGTAAGGCCATTGCGACGCGTCGCCTGATTGCTGCCCGCCTTGCATCTTCGCGTCCGTCGACGGCGAGCCGGCTTGCTGC
- a CDS encoding rhodanese-like domain-containing protein produces the protein MQALLPLKWRLVTRRLAAAAALGALAVTTAAVLAPRAALAEEAAPPLVDVAWLRANAERDDLVVLDIRNQLDGGSEQVYRAGHIPGAIYSDYLKAGWRTERDGVPAQLPRLETLEALIGELGISNDSQVVIVSAGTGALDAGSAARVYWTFKVVGHDKVSILDGGYRAYTADPANPVESGWVDPLPDIFSAELRPELLADRADVEAARAQGGLLIDARPVEYYLGQKRHTWAKRAGTIPGAVSVPDSSFVDAAGHFVKAEGIGDLLQRAGLSPDGEGAGSIMFCNTGHWAALGWFAQSEILGQKNARVYDGSMVDWSAQAALPVQQGTPVTE, from the coding sequence ATGCAGGCCCTCTTGCCGCTGAAATGGCGCCTGGTGACCCGGCGCCTGGCGGCGGCTGCCGCCCTGGGCGCGCTCGCCGTTACCACCGCCGCCGTCCTGGCCCCCCGCGCCGCCCTCGCCGAGGAAGCGGCGCCGCCGCTCGTCGACGTCGCCTGGCTGCGTGCCAATGCTGAGCGCGACGACCTGGTGGTGCTCGACATCCGCAACCAGCTCGACGGCGGTTCGGAGCAGGTCTACCGGGCCGGGCACATCCCCGGCGCCATCTACAGCGACTATTTGAAGGCCGGCTGGCGTACCGAGCGCGACGGCGTTCCCGCCCAACTGCCCCGGCTGGAAACCCTGGAGGCGCTGATCGGAGAGTTGGGCATCAGCAACGACAGTCAGGTGGTTATCGTCTCGGCCGGCACCGGCGCCCTCGATGCCGGCAGCGCCGCGCGTGTCTACTGGACCTTCAAGGTGGTGGGCCACGACAAGGTCTCGATCTTGGATGGCGGCTACCGCGCCTACACGGCCGATCCCGCCAACCCGGTGGAAAGCGGCTGGGTCGACCCGCTGCCCGACATCTTTTCCGCCGAGCTGCGCCCCGAACTGCTGGCCGACCGCGCCGATGTCGAGGCGGCGCGCGCGCAGGGCGGTCTGCTGATCGACGCCCGGCCGGTGGAGTACTACCTGGGCCAGAAGCGCCATACCTGGGCCAAGCGCGCGGGCACCATTCCCGGCGCGGTCTCGGTGCCGGACTCCAGCTTCGTCGACGCGGCGGGCCATTTCGTGAAGGCCGAGGGCATCGGCGACCTGCTGCAGCGCGCCGGCCTGTCGCCGGACGGCGAAGGCGCCGGCTCCATCATGTTCTGCAACACCGGCCATTGGGCGGCGCTCGGCTGGTTTGCCCAGAGCGAGATCCTGGGCCAGAAGAACGCGCGGGTCTACGACGGCTCCATGGTCGACTGGTCCGCCCAGGCGGCGCTGCCGGTGCAGCAGGGCACGCCCGTCACCGAATAA
- a CDS encoding YeeE/YedE family protein, which translates to MTPSVSSQTRRPDWRVTIPALLLLSGGALYIFGAEGQKMAGLYLLGGALGLVLYHAAFGFASAWRVFLTEGRGEGLRAQMLMLGLATLLFFPLIAEGPAIGVDVGGAVAPLGISVLVGAGLFGVGMQLAGGCASGTLYTVGGGSTAMVFTLIFFMVGSVVGAAHLPWWLGAPSLGSISILKAWGLWPALAAQLAVFAAIAGATLVIERRRHPYFAAASTASGGPLAQRLVSGPWPLVWGAVALAVLNAVTLVSAGHPWTISFGYTLWGGKLAAAAGVDLSAYAFWTWPFPSRALAGSVFADTTSVMNFGVLAGAFLAAGLAGRFNPAWRLPWGRVLAAALGGLLMGYGARLAFGCNVGAYFSGIASGSLHGWLWFAAALGGSYLGTALRPFFGLSGGFARGATPRTA; encoded by the coding sequence ATGACTCCGTCCGTTTCCTCTCAGACCCGGCGGCCCGATTGGCGGGTGACGATCCCAGCCCTGCTGCTGCTGTCCGGCGGCGCACTCTACATTTTCGGCGCCGAAGGCCAGAAGATGGCCGGCCTCTACCTGCTGGGCGGGGCGCTGGGCCTGGTGCTCTACCACGCCGCCTTCGGCTTCGCCTCGGCCTGGCGGGTCTTCTTGACCGAGGGGCGGGGCGAGGGGCTGCGCGCCCAGATGCTGATGCTGGGCCTGGCCACGCTGCTGTTCTTCCCCCTGATCGCCGAGGGCCCGGCAATCGGCGTCGATGTCGGCGGGGCCGTGGCGCCGCTGGGAATCTCCGTTCTGGTCGGGGCGGGGCTCTTCGGCGTCGGCATGCAGCTCGCCGGCGGCTGCGCCTCGGGCACGCTCTACACCGTGGGCGGCGGCTCCACCGCCATGGTCTTCACCCTGATCTTCTTCATGGTGGGCTCGGTCGTCGGCGCGGCGCATCTGCCCTGGTGGCTCGGCGCGCCGAGCCTGGGCAGCATCTCGATCCTCAAGGCCTGGGGGCTGTGGCCGGCGCTGGCCGCACAGCTCGCCGTCTTCGCGGCCATCGCCGGGGCGACGCTGGTCATCGAGCGGCGGCGCCACCCTTATTTTGCGGCGGCCAGCACGGCGTCCGGCGGCCCGCTGGCGCAGCGGCTGGTCAGCGGGCCCTGGCCGCTGGTCTGGGGGGCGGTGGCCCTGGCGGTGCTCAACGCCGTCACCCTGGTCTCCGCCGGTCATCCCTGGACCATCAGCTTCGGCTACACCTTGTGGGGCGGCAAGCTGGCCGCCGCGGCGGGCGTCGACCTCTCGGCCTATGCCTTCTGGACCTGGCCTTTCCCCAGCAGGGCGCTGGCCGGCTCGGTCTTCGCCGACACGACCTCGGTGATGAACTTCGGCGTGCTGGCCGGCGCCTTCCTGGCCGCGGGCCTGGCCGGGCGCTTCAATCCGGCCTGGCGCCTGCCCTGGGGCCGGGTGCTGGCGGCGGCTCTGGGCGGTCTGCTCATGGGCTATGGCGCCCGCCTGGCCTTCGGGTGCAACGTCGGCGCCTATTTCAGCGGGATCGCCTCCGGCAGCCTGCACGGCTGGCTGTGGTTCGCCGCGGCGCTGGGCGGCAGCTATCTCGGCACTGCCCTCAGGCCTTTCTTCGGGCTTTCCGGCGGTTTCGCCCGCGGCGCCACCCCGCGGACGGCCTAA